The proteins below come from a single Triticum aestivum cultivar Chinese Spring chromosome 5D, IWGSC CS RefSeq v2.1, whole genome shotgun sequence genomic window:
- the LOC123119986 gene encoding deaminated glutathione amidase, chloroplastic/cytosolic — protein sequence MALASFAVSPPIAAVLRRAMSFSSVSAASQARVGVVQMTSVGDLDANYATCSRLTKEAAAAGVKFLCFPEVFSFIGSKDGESVKLAEPLDGPIMQRYCSLANESSMWLSLGGFQERGPDDSHQYNTHVLIDESGKVRSSYRKIHLFDVDVPGNMVYKESRFTTAGDTVVVVDSPFGRLGLTVCYDLRFPELYQCLRFKHQAQVLLVPSAFTKVTGEAHWEILLRARAIETQCYVIAAAQAGKHNEKRESYGDSIIIDPWGTVIARLPDRLFTGFAVADIDLSKVEAVRSKMPISEHRKFESI from the exons ATGGCCTTGGCCTCCTTCGCGGTCTCGCCCCcaatcgccgccgtcctccgccgcgCCATGTCGTTCTCCTCAGTCTCCGCTGCGTCGCAGGCGAGGGTGGGTGTGGTACAGATGACCTCCGTGGGGGACCTCGACGCCAACTACgccacctgctcccgcctcacCAAG GAAGCTGCTGCGGCTGGAGTCAAATTTCTTTGCTTCCCTGAGGTCTTCTCCTTCATAGGATCCAAGGATGGCGAGTCTGTTAAGCTAGCCGAACCATTAGATGGTCCAATAATGCAGAGATATTGCTCACTTGCAAA TGAGTCAAGTATGTGGTTGTCTCTTGGAGGGTTTCAAGAAAGGGGCCCGGATGATTCGCACCAGTACAACACTCATGTATTAATCGATGAATCTGGAAAAGTTAGGAGCTCATACCGGAAAATTCATTT GTTTGATGTGGATGTACCTGGCAACATGGTGTATAAGGAAAGCCGTTTCACGACAGCAG GTGATACCGTCGTAGTGGTGGATAGCCCTTTTGGACGATTGGGCCTTACTGTTTGCTATGATTTGAGATTTCCAGAGCTTTACCAATGTTTGCGTTTTAAGCATCAAGCTCAG GTCTTGCTCGTACCATCTGCATTCACAAAGGTAACTGGGGAAGCACACTGGGAAATTCTCCTTCGTGCTCGTGCAATTGAGACACAATGTTAT GTTATTGCTGCGGCTCAAGCTGGAAAACACAATGAGAAAAGAGAAAGCTACGGCGATTCTATAATTATTGACCCATGGGGAACAGTTATAGCTCGACTTCCAG ATCGACTGTTCACTGGATTTGCAGTAGCAGATATCGACTTGTCAAAAGTTGAGGCTGTGCGAAGCAAAATGCCAATCTCTGAG CACCGCAAGTTTGAGAGCATCTGA